The sequence ACCAGCTCCAGATCTTTAATGCGCTGCAGAATGCGCTCCGGCTCATCGCCGGGATCGATAATGACCGCCTCGCGGGTGTGCGGGCAGGCGTAGAGATAGCAATTCTCCTGGAGGAATCCGACGACGACCGTCGCAACCAGTGGCCTGGCGTCAGCTCGTTCACTCATAACAAGGAGGCTCCCACGTCCAGCAAAGAACTTCGCTTCGTTCCCACTACAATGCGGGCAAAGATTTGCTTTATTATAGCACATCGCCTGACCTGGGGCGGCTGGCGGGCCTGGTGCGGGCCTTACCCCAGCCAGGAAGAGTGCCCGCTTCCTCTCTCCTGACCGCCCCTCGCGCTCGCTGCTGGTTGCCATCGCTACCAGAAAACTGCTCTGGACCGCCCTCGTGCCGGCCTGGCAGTCCAGTTCTGGCCTTTAGTACTATCGGGCAAGAACTGGCAGGCAGATAGACAGGCGGGTAGACAAATAGACCGACAGACAGAACCTGCCTCTGCTGAGCAGAGGGAAGCACTCAGGATGGTTCTTGCTGGCCCTCTGCAGGAGGCTCACGGCGATTGGCTGCTGGCCCCTCATCTAAACGCGCATCGGTGTTAGGGGTAGGGGACAGAGCTGAGGCAGAGACAGCACGCTCTGGCTCCCCAGAAGCCTCTTCCAACGCGCTCGCAGCCGTCGCGGCGGCCTCATTTCCTGGACGTGGCGGCATCCCATAGAAAGCAGCAACCTCCTCGGGAGGCACCGGGCGCGCATAGCGCGAGCGCAGAACCAGGTAGGTCGCGGGCAGCAGCAGGATCAAGACCACCAGCGAAGTCCACTGCGCCTGCTTCAGGCCCCAATCCAGACCCAGGAAGCTGACCACAAGATTGGCTCGCCAGAAGAAAACAATAAACTGCGTAATAGCGTAGCCATAGAGGTAAGCAAGGGTCAGCACACCGGGACGGCGCAGGCGACGCGATAGGACATAGAGCACTGCCAGCAGCACAATATTACAGAGCATCTCATAGGCTGCTGCAGGCTGCACTGGCACATTGCAGTAGCCCTGCAGGCAGGCGAAGCTGGAAGGGTGCACATAGACCGTCGACCAGGGCAACGTACTGGGGTAGCCGATAATATCGCCATTAATCAGATTGCCGATGCGACCGAAAATCTGGCCGATCGAGGCGAAGAGCACGCCGCTATCGAGAGCCACAAAGGGATTGATCCCCTCGACACGCGCGCGCCAAAAGAGCACCGGCACCACCAGGAAGATCGCGCCGTAGAAGGCCATCCCCCCCTCCCAGGTTGCCAGAATGCGCCAGGGCTGGAGCAAATAGCCCTGGACCAGATCCGGCTGCTGAATCACAAAGTACAGTCGGCCACCGATTAAGCCGGCGATGATGCACCACCAAAGCAGACGATAGACGATCTCATCGTTGAGACCCTTGCGCCGAATATAGCCCTGGATGCCCCAGAGGGCCACCACGATGGCCACAACATACATCAGACCGTACCAGTGGAGCGCCAGCGGGCCAAGATGCACGATAACCGGATCGATATTGATATAGATATAGGGCGGGCCGATGCGCAGCCAGCCCCAATTGATCAGATCGGCCACAACCACGGGCCAGATACTTCCCATTGCCCTTCTCCTTGCGCTCGCAAGAAACCGCCACGTGCTCACCCTTCTCTCCTGGCACCTGGTTCTCCCGAGTCAGGAAACCAGAGCGGCACAGGGAAGCCAGACCGGGCGGATTCCTGCCAGCCAGGTTAATTGGTTGGTCCACTACCTTCTCGCCCTATGATAATGGCAATCTCTCCTGGCCGCAAGAGGACTATGGGCGAGCAGCCACCAGGAGGCTCAATAATAAGAGAGCGACAATACAAAAGTGATCGGAGAAAAAAGAAAAATAGAAGGGAGAGAAAAAATAGCAAGAAAGGAAAGAAAACCGGACCCTTCTGAGAGAGAGCAAGAGGATGGCGAGGCCCAGCGAGCCCGCTCAGCGTGAAGGGCACCCCGACGCCTCTGCAGACGAACAAAGAAAGCGCGTGCGAGCCGAAAAATAATGAAGAAGAGCAGAGTGGAGTCAGAGGCTGATCGGCGTGCGGCCCTGGCCCTGGCTGGCGGGCGGCGGGATGGCGAGAGCCGATGCACAGCGCAGAATCCTCCCCGGGCGCCCCGCAGACGGATAGAGCCGCGCCGCAGATCAACTCGCTATCTCATCTCCAGAGCGGCCATCGCAGCCGGGGCTGGTGGCGAGTGCGGTGGTAGCTGGACCTCGCCATTGCTCACGCGTTGACTTGCTTACGAGTGGGAAGGGGCAGCCGCCGAGCGCGACTGCTGGGCAACCTGCTGAGGCTCAGCCTCGACGCGCAGCAGCGCCTTGAGGGCCTCCTCCGAAACCACCTTCCCCTGTTGACCATCGAAGATCAGATCATCGCGCGAGCAATAGTACAGGTGGCGCCAATTCTCCAGGGCGCGATCCCAGGCAGGATAGCGCAGCGTTGCCTCTGCATCGCTTTTCACCACGCGCTGGAAAGCAATAAAGGACACGACCAGCGCGGCCACAATGATCAGCAGAGTGATGATCACCTGAGCAACCAGGCCCGGGCCGCCCATACCAGAGACGCTCTCGCCGAGCACCACAAAGATAAAGAAGATTGCCAGCCCCACCAGAACCACGGCAGGCCCCACCAGATTGATCATACGGGTCTGCCGACCAGGCATCGGGGGAGGCGCCAGCCGGCTAATGCCGCTGCGGTAAGCCTCCAGCGAGGTCTTGACCAGGTCTGCCTTGTGGCAGCGCGGGCAGAGCGGTTTCGCGGCCTGTCCCTGCTGCTGCCGGGATTGATCGGACGCCATTGTGAGTCTATAACCTCCTCATTATTGGATAGCGCTCGATTCTCAGAAGAGCCAGTCTGAATAGTACTACAGAAAAGCATAACATTTTCCGGTCCTCGGCGACAATCCCTGCTGTTAGACACCAAGCGAACGAGCTAGCCGGCCATCTGCTGGGTCTCCCCTTTCCCCCTTTGACAGCGCTCCTATCAGGCGCTACACTGTTCCAAGAACAGCGAAAGCGTCGCAGAGAGGATAGAAAGAGTATGTCGGAGCCGCAGATTACGATCCTGGGGTTAGGACCGGGACCGTGGGAGCTGCTGACGCGCGAGGCCTACGAGGTGCTGGCTGAGGCGGTAGAACGCGGGCAGCCGATCTACTTCCGCACCCTGATTCATCCCGTGATAGAACCCTTGCGCCGGGCCTTTCCGGGCCTGGCGCTGCAATCATTTGACGCCCTCTATGATGCTGCCCAGGACTGGGAGACCCTCTATCAGCGCATGGCCGAGACCATCTGTGCAGCGGCCAGCGCTGGGGGAGGGCCTGTGATCTACGCCGTGCCGGGTCATCCCCTGGTTGGGGACACCAGCGTGCAGCTGCTGCTCCGCCTGGCCGGGGAGCGCGGCCTGGGGCTGCGTCTCGTCGCTGGTCTTTCCTTCATTGAGCCAGTCTGTACGGCTCTGGAGCTAGATCCGTTGGAGGGTGGCCTCCAGATCATCGATGCCGTTTCTCTGGCGGCTTTGCCCGGCGACGAAGTCGCGGGAAAAATTGTACCGACCACGCCCCTGCTGGTCCCCCACCTCTATAACCGTCGCCTGGCCAGCGCTGTCAAACTGGCCCTTGGCGAATGCTATCCCGACGAGTGGCAGGTGACCCTGGTTCGCCTCAGCGATCAGGCTCAGGAAACAGCCAGCCTGCAGCGCCTGGCCCTTTACGAGCTGGATCGCCAGTCACTGGCGGATCACCTGACAACGCTCTATGTGCCGCCGGTAGAGGCCCTGACTGCCCTGCGCCACCCTGACACGCTCCGCTTCATTACCAAGCGCCTGCGTCGCGATCCTGACGGCTGCCCCTGGGATCGCCAGCAAACCCATCAGACGCTCGTTCCTTTTGTCCTGGAAGAAACGTACGAAGTAGTGGAGGCCCTGGAGGAGAATGACATGAGTAAGCTCGCCGAAGAACTGGGCGACCTCCTTCTCCAGGTCTATCTGCATGCCGAGATTGCCCGTCAGGAAGGGCAGTTTACCCTCGGCGACGTCTTCGAGCAGATCAATGCCAAGCTCATCCGGCGCCACCCCCACGTCTTTGGCGATGTCAAAGTGAGCGGCGCGGGGCAAGTTGTCCAGAACTGGGAGGCCATCAAGCGAGCCGAGCGTCAGGCGGCGGGTCTGCCCGTCCAGGAAGAAAGCGTCCTCGATCGCGTGCCGCTGGCCTCGCCGG comes from Thermogemmatispora onikobensis and encodes:
- the lgt gene encoding prolipoprotein diacylglyceryl transferase, which codes for MGSIWPVVVADLINWGWLRIGPPYIYINIDPVIVHLGPLALHWYGLMYVVAIVVALWGIQGYIRRKGLNDEIVYRLLWWCIIAGLIGGRLYFVIQQPDLVQGYLLQPWRILATWEGGMAFYGAIFLVVPVLFWRARVEGINPFVALDSGVLFASIGQIFGRIGNLINGDIIGYPSTLPWSTVYVHPSSFACLQGYCNVPVQPAAAYEMLCNIVLLAVLYVLSRRLRRPGVLTLAYLYGYAITQFIVFFWRANLVVSFLGLDWGLKQAQWTSLVVLILLLPATYLVLRSRYARPVPPEEVAAFYGMPPRPGNEAAATAASALEEASGEPERAVSASALSPTPNTDARLDEGPAANRREPPAEGQQEPS
- the mazG gene encoding nucleoside triphosphate pyrophosphohydrolase, producing the protein MSEPQITILGLGPGPWELLTREAYEVLAEAVERGQPIYFRTLIHPVIEPLRRAFPGLALQSFDALYDAAQDWETLYQRMAETICAAASAGGGPVIYAVPGHPLVGDTSVQLLLRLAGERGLGLRLVAGLSFIEPVCTALELDPLEGGLQIIDAVSLAALPGDEVAGKIVPTTPLLVPHLYNRRLASAVKLALGECYPDEWQVTLVRLSDQAQETASLQRLALYELDRQSLADHLTTLYVPPVEALTALRHPDTLRFITKRLRRDPDGCPWDRQQTHQTLVPFVLEETYEVVEALEENDMSKLAEELGDLLLQVYLHAEIARQEGQFTLGDVFEQINAKLIRRHPHVFGDVKVSGAGQVVQNWEAIKRAERQAAGLPVQEESVLDRVPLASPALTVAQEYQKRAAKVGFTYADMNGVLDKLAEELRELAQARSDEERREEMGDLLFMVARAASELNIDAEAALRQANRKFRRRFRRMEELARSEGRPLQECSREELRALWRRAKEQVDALPEA